GAATCTACGGTGAAGTATGAATTTGAACATTTGCAAGAAGCCTGGTCAGTTTGCTCAGAGTTTCACGAGCAGATATTGTATCTGGATGATCTTCACCACAAATTGAAGTTCTAATAAAAACAGCCTTCCTAATTAGATCATCTCCTATATCGAACTGTCCCCCTCTTAACATTAGCTTGGCCCTAGTCTCTAGCACAGTGGCTCTGCATAGAGCCAGTTCCTGCCAAAGGCAAGGATTCAACTGAGCATTAGTCTGGATGGGCCTCCAACAAAGTGATTTATCGAACCATTTCTCAACTGGGGTGACAAGTTCTTGGTCTGCAGCTTCCAAAGCATTAGTACATAGCCGCAGAAGTTCAAGAGCAGCACTGCATTGAGAGAATGTGATGAATGTCCGGATGGCAAGAGGCAAAACCACTTCTTTGACAAGATGTAGCAACTCTGACACCTTGGGCTCAACAACTACAGGATAGCAACCAAATCCAAATAACAAGAAACAAGCCGCCCATATATGTTCAGAGTGCTGAGCTATTGACCCATGACTGATTACAGCTTGAACCATGGCTTGCGCAGCTCCATCCACTCCTCTTTTGTGAGCATAAAGCTTGATGAGCTCATTGAAATGGATATAGTCTTGCTTGGTACTACTTCTTGCAATATTGAACCTCAACAACATGGTAGAAGCTTCTGCTTCTGATCTTTTGGTGTATGATGAAGTCAAACCACAAGTTAAGGAATGCAGTAAATTCCTCCAGAATCCTTTCCCCTGATGCTTTTTGGGTATCTTGTGAGCAGCATGGGCTAACAGGGAAACTGGAATTGCAGCTGGAGCAAACCAACCACTTGCCTGGACCATTCTGGTTGCCAAGCTCATTGGCCCATCAGCATGATCAAATATCGAGAAACATACCTCAAAGAGTTGCAGAAGGAAGGTGTTTCGCCTCAATGTGTGTACTTCCCTACTGCTCCATGAGAAGTCCTTCAAGGGCATTCTTTTAATGGTATCCAATAGCCTACTTGGAGTTATAGGAATCTCAGACAATATTGCACCGGTAATTGCAAGCCCCAAAGTTAACCTTCCAACTTTCTCCTCAATAACCCTAAGTGCATCTATTTCCTCAATTGGGTAGTCTTTGCCACCTCCTTGCATTAAAGTCATTGCCTCGATGCCAGATAAGTATGAGAGTTTCAAAGGTTCCAAGTTCATCACACGGGGAAGGCGTGTGGAGATTATTATGTGGGTCTCTCCACCAAAACGAGGAAGAAGATCCATTACCAGTTTATGATCCAACCAATCCTTTTCGCTTTCTAAGTTATCAATCACCACTAAAAAGGGTATGTTTCTCATAAGCTCTTTGCGAACTCTAAAAATGGCTGCTTCTTCCTGCTCTTCAAAGCTTTTTATCCTGCTTTTCTCTGAGCAATATTCAACCCCCACATCAACTTCCAAAAATGACCAGAGGTTCAGATAATTCTGTCTAATATACCTGCTTTCCCCACCTACCCATAAAATCATCTTGTACCTTTGTTGGTATCTGTAAGCAAATTCCAGAAGAAGGTCTGTCTTGCCAATTCCTGATTCTCCTGACACACAAGCGATTCCTTTCCCATACAAAATCCTCATTGATCTTTTTCTCCTTGCATACCTTCCACCACCTTTTGACCTCGGTTGGTGTTGCCTTTGAGGAAGACCAGTACCTTGcatctcaatctctttttctgaCTCCTTCCACACAACTGGTTCTTTTCCCTTTCTGCTGCCACTCTCAAATTGCCTTTCCCTGCGCCTTTCCTCCAATAAACTGCTCTTAGGCCACCCAATTGTCAAATTCTTTCGCCTGGGTCTAGCTTTAAGTTCAAAATAGTCTCTTTCTGAATCTCCTGTAACATCACCAAAAAGAATGAATTCTAGCTCAGAAAGTTCTTTCTTCCGACCAATGAAATTCTCATTTTGAGGGAAAGGGAACTCCTCTTTTTCTACCTTTTCTCTCCACTTATTCAATCGCTCTACAACACTTCTCCTTCCTAACCATGTTGCCAGTAGTGTGATTGTCCTCAGTATGCATTCTCTCCAGTTGCCATCATGAGCATCTAATTTCCACTCATCAACCCGAGAGAGGCCATAGACAGCTTCTTTCCACTCCTTCTCCAGCCCTCCATACAACAGCCATAGCTCTCCTCCATATTTTTCCCATAGCTCGCCCCTCTTCTCAATTATATCTCGGACAAGGCAATCACCAGGACTCAAGTCAAAGAATATTGGGACCAAATTCTTCTTTCCTGAAAAAAACCGCAGTTCCTCAATAGTAAATGGGTTCCTGAAAGACTTCCTTGTCAGAATTATAACCCCAAAAGAAGAGACATCCATAGCCCTCTCAACAATTCCATGTTTGCGAGAGTTCCTACATCGAGCTCTATCAGATACAAAGCAACTCATCCCTTGAACCTCCAGCTCTGCACGGAGCCAGTTAGCAAACCTCAGTAAATAAGGTTTGCGTCCATGCAAACCAATGAATACGTCGCAGCTCCTCATTCTATTGGAGGAAAGGGAGACTGAACCGGGAGTAAATGAGCTAGGGTAGCTACTTGCATGCTTTCTCTGCTTCTCTCTATGCCGAGAATAACCATTTTCATGGTCATGGCTGTAACTAGATGGGGTGCTGTTGGAAATGCCAGCTGAGGAAGATATGCCATCAAACTTCTGGAAATCAACCAAAGTACGGGCAGCTTTGGTTGCCGAAACATCTGCAAAGGTAATTCTGACATTTTTTAGAGACTCAGGTTCTGGATATCCTGAGCTGCAGCTAGGAGGATCAACACTTAAATGAATGCTGTCACATGGATTGTCAGACCGTGTTGATTCTGATAAATGACACGTTGGCGATCTTGGCGAGAAGAAGGGCGACTGATTTGCTGAAAAGAAGGCAGAAGAGGATGATGACATATTCCTTAAAGTTGTGGCCGTTAAGGACTGAAACCTGGTGCTGTCTTCCCCGTtttccatatttataaaatttcctGCTATACCAATGTATCAAGTCCTTTGTGCACTCTAGTTATGAGAAGCCACTATGAAACAAAGAATATGGCAGTAGTCAGTCACATATCTTCCAAAAAGGGTATAAAGTACCGCAAATGCCAATAAAATTGGAGTCTTTCcatagttgttttaaaaaatttagaaactGACAAACGCCATGTCCAATTGTAGGAATAATGGTAAACAACGGTACAAAATGTGTAATAAAACAGTACATTTAACAAGTACGAGCAACAATTGGCACCTAAACAATTTACTCAAGTATATCTATAAGCGGTGACTCCATTAATCCTAGAAATTGCATAATAACCACTGAAAAGACAATGCAGATTACTCAACCTGGAAAAGATGGAAATTTAAACGCTTCATGATTCAAACAAGTAAGAGCGGAAGTAGGCAGCCTCTAAATGCACTATTATGCTCAAACTCTACTGCATAGgattttaaactcaaaaaagaattttttttttttttttaactaaaaagaatttcattaaaatgcgCAAAAGGGTACTCAAGGGGGAAAGACTCTCTatgaggaaagaaaataaagatattcTTTAAGCAATACagttgcaaaatatatataagagaagTGCCTAAAAAACTAATCAGAGGATTAAAACTTCAATCATTTAAATGgatagaaatgaagaaaaaatggcAGCCATAACGTTGAAAGATTCGAGCTTCTGTGAtccctataaaaagaaaaaaaaaagtgattacTATTAtctaatttgaagaaaatatcCATACATGGGGGAAAAAATATTAACTCATTTCCTGAATTTGATCAAAACA
This Carya illinoinensis cultivar Pawnee chromosome 11, C.illinoinensisPawnee_v1, whole genome shotgun sequence DNA region includes the following protein-coding sequences:
- the LOC122281877 gene encoding uncharacterized protein LOC122281877, which produces MENGEDSTRFQSLTATTLRNMSSSSSAFFSANQSPFFSPRSPTCHLSESTRSDNPCDSIHLSVDPPSCSSGYPEPESLKNVRITFADVSATKAARTLVDFQKFDGISSSAGISNSTPSSYSHDHENGYSRHREKQRKHASSYPSSFTPGSVSLSSNRMRSCDVFIGLHGRKPYLLRFANWLRAELEVQGMSCFVSDRARCRNSRKHGIVERAMDVSSFGVIILTRKSFRNPFTIEELRFFSGKKNLVPIFFDLSPGDCLVRDIIEKRGELWEKYGGELWLLYGGLEKEWKEAVYGLSRVDEWKLDAHDGNWRECILRTITLLATWLGRRSVVERLNKWREKVEKEEFPFPQNENFIGRKKELSELEFILFGDVTGDSERDYFELKARPRRKNLTIGWPKSSLLEERRRERQFESGSRKGKEPVVWKESEKEIEMQGTGLPQRQHQPRSKGGGRYARRKRSMRILYGKGIACVSGESGIGKTDLLLEFAYRYQQRYKMILWVGGESRYIRQNYLNLWSFLEVDVGVEYCSEKSRIKSFEEQEEAAIFRVRKELMRNIPFLVVIDNLESEKDWLDHKLVMDLLPRFGGETHIIISTRLPRVMNLEPLKLSYLSGIEAMTLMQGGGKDYPIEEIDALRVIEEKVGRLTLGLAITGAILSEIPITPSRLLDTIKRMPLKDFSWSSREVHTLRRNTFLLQLFEVCFSIFDHADGPMSLATRMVQASGWFAPAAIPVSLLAHAAHKIPKKHQGKGFWRNLLHSLTCGLTSSYTKRSEAEASTMLLRFNIARSSTKQDYIHFNELIKLYAHKRGVDGAAQAMVQAVISHGSIAQHSEHIWAACFLLFGFGCYPVVVEPKVSELLHLVKEVVLPLAIRTFITFSQCSAALELLRLCTNALEAADQELVTPVEKWFDKSLCWRPIQTNAQLNPCLWQELALCRATVLETRAKLMLRGGQFDIGDDLIRKAVFIRTSICGEDHPDTISARETLSKLTRLLANVQIHTSP